Below is a window of Streptomyces sp. ITFR-16 DNA.
CCCTCCACCGCTGCTCCGACCGCACCCCAATCACCACCGGCAGCCGGGCTCAGTCGCCGCGCGCCTCATCGACCAGGGACACACCGGATGGGTTGTTCGGGGTGGTGGTGCGGTCGTGGGTGCCGGGGCGGATCGTGGGCTGATGGAAATGACCGGACGTTGCGGTCGCGGTGACCGATGCCATGGTCAGTGGATTGGCCTGGATACGGCCCTGCCCGATCAGGGCCGCAGCCTTCTCCGTCTCGTCCTTCGGCACGGGCACCGACCCGTCGTACGAAGGGATGCCGACATGCCACACGGCCTCAGCACCTCCGCTCGCCGCCCGGCACACGGAAAGCGATCACGGCGACATCGTCGCGACGGTCCTCGGGAAGCCGCAGAAGCTCAGCCACGAACCGTTCGGCCACAAGAGCACGGGAGCGCAACGTAGCCGCATGCCGAACGAGCAGAGCCAGCCCGTCACCGATGTCCCTGCGCGGATTCTCGATCAGCCCGTCCGTATAGAGCACCAGGGTGTCACCCGGCCCGATTCGATAATGACTTTCGGTACGGGACACCTCGGGCAGCACACACAACGGCGGGTCCGTGCCCTGCCGGCGGCCAAGAAAACGCGGCGTGCCCAACCCCGGCACCAGCAAGGGCGGCGGATGCCCCGCGTTCGACAGCGTCGCCTGCCAGCTCCCATCGCCGACCGGACGCAGCACGACATGAACAGCGGTGATCAGCGGCGCGATATCCAGCCCCTGCGCCACCAGGTCGAGCCGGGCAAGAGTGGCCGCGGGACCCGCCCACCCGGCGTCATAGGCGAACCCCCGCAGCATGTTGCTGATCTTGCCCATCGCCGTGGCCGCCATCAGATCATGGCCGGCGACATCACCGATCGAAAGAGAAACCGACCCGTCACGAGTCCTGACGGCGTCGTACCAGTCACCACCGATCTCGGCCGAGGAATCGGCGGGCTGGTAGGCCGCCGCAAGCTCGGCACCCTCCACGGACGGCGGAGGAAGAAGGAACGACCTCTGCAGGGTCAGAGCCGTCTCCCGCGCGCCCTGCAACTCCAGCGTGCGCTGCACCGGGTCCTGGACACGCCGCAGGATCTCGTTGAACAGATCGAGATCCGAACCGCTCGGGGGCGGGTGCCCCTGACAGGTCGAGGCCGCCACGAGCGCCACGACCCGCTCATCCGCGACCAGCGGAGCGACGAGCAGGCTGGTGGCACCGGCCTGCTCCATCCAGGCCCTGGACGCGCCGGACAAAAGATCGGCGGGCGGCTGTCCGGCCGGAAAGGTGATGAGCACGGACTTCCGCGTCGCGATGGCCCGCTCCGCCTGCCTGCCGAGCGCGAAGTCGTCCGGCAGTGGTCCGAGCGCCGGGAGCCCCGGAGCCAGCGCCGCCTGCGCTCTGGCCATTGTGTGCTCCATGCCCGACAGGCCGTGCCATGTTCCGGCCTGCGGATGGAAGACCGCCAGCGCGTCGAACAGGTCCGGCACCACGGCCCGGGCCAGCCTGCTGAAAACGTCCGGTACGGTGCCCGCCGTAGGAATGGCCGCCACGCGCGCCAGCAGCCTCTCCTTCATCTGCTCGCGCCACTCCTCCTCGGCGTCGCTCACCGTGCCCACCCACTCCACGACCTCACCGTCCCGGAGCACCGGCACCGCGATGATCTTCACGTGCCGGTAGCGGCCGGAGTCGTCCCCCACCCGGACACGGATCATCGCGTCCAGGAGCGCCTTGCCACGGCGCGTGGCACGCCACTGTGAGGCGAACCAGAGCCGGTCCTTCGGATGCACCGCGTCCATCCAGGAGGCCGACGAACCGGCCTCCGGCTGCCACAGGCTCTCCCCGGCGACCCCCAGACGGCCCACAAGCGTGGCGACCTTGCCCTCGGGCGTCATGAGCC
It encodes the following:
- a CDS encoding SpoIIE family protein phosphatase gives rise to the protein MSTHSFSAADSFFGVAPLGSAAVGLALVTGRRQVLRQCNRPFRELFGFWSLGQEAGVALSAAKFRPLLRALDLPGTERSSVLVDLAVRTGSGSVVHRTCLVAAVPVTSRFGPAVLLVAGLLGSRRLSTSAAAVEEGVTDVAGRALARYEALLSAIPHVVWLMTPEGKVATLVGRLGVAGESLWQPEAGSSASWMDAVHPKDRLWFASQWRATRRGKALLDAMIRVRVGDDSGRYRHVKIIAVPVLRDGEVVEWVGTVSDAEEEWREQMKERLLARVAAIPTAGTVPDVFSRLARAVVPDLFDALAVFHPQAGTWHGLSGMEHTMARAQAALAPGLPALGPLPDDFALGRQAERAIATRKSVLITFPAGQPPADLLSGASRAWMEQAGATSLLVAPLVADERVVALVAASTCQGHPPPSGSDLDLFNEILRRVQDPVQRTLELQGARETALTLQRSFLLPPPSVEGAELAAAYQPADSSAEIGGDWYDAVRTRDGSVSLSIGDVAGHDLMAATAMGKISNMLRGFAYDAGWAGPAATLARLDLVAQGLDIAPLITAVHVVLRPVGDGSWQATLSNAGHPPPLLVPGLGTPRFLGRRQGTDPPLCVLPEVSRTESHYRIGPGDTLVLYTDGLIENPRRDIGDGLALLVRHAATLRSRALVAERFVAELLRLPEDRRDDVAVIAFRVPGGERRC